Proteins encoded in a region of the Balaenoptera ricei isolate mBalRic1 chromosome 19, mBalRic1.hap2, whole genome shotgun sequence genome:
- the LOC132352883 gene encoding cytochrome c oxidase subunit 4 isoform 1, mitochondrial, translating to MLATRVFSLIGKRAISTSVCVRAHGSVVKSEDYALPNYVDRRDYPLPDVAHVRDLSASQKALKEKEKASWSSLSIDEKVELYRLKFKESFAEMNRSTNEWKTVVGAAMFFLGFTALIIIWEKLYVYGPVPHTFEDEWVAKQTKRMLDMKAAPVQGFSAKWDYERSEWKK from the exons ATGTTGGCTACCAGAGTATTTAGCCTAATTGGCAAGCGAGCAATTTCCACTTCGGTGTGTGTACGGGCACACG GAAGTGTTGTGAAGAGTGAAGACTATGCTCTCCCGAATTACGTCGACCGGCGTGACTACCCCTTGCCCGATGTGGCCCACGTCAGGGACCTTTCTGCCAGCCAGAAGGCcttgaaggagaaggagaaggcctCCTGGAGCAGCCTCTCCATTGATGAGAAAGTTGAAC TGTACCGCCTTAAGTTCAAGGAGAGCTTCGCGGAAATGAACAGGAGCACGAACGAGTGGAAGACGGTTGTGGGCGCTGCCATGTTCTTCCTCGGCTTCACTGCTCTCATCATCATCTGGGAGAAGCTGTACG TGTACGGCCCCGTCCCGCACACCTTTGAGGACGAGTGGGTGGCCAAGCAGACCAAGAGGATGCTCGACATGAAGGCGGCCCCGGTCCAGGGCTTCTCAGCCAAGTGGGACTACGAGAGGAGCGAGTGGAAGAAGTAA